A single region of the Erythrobacter sp. HL-111 genome encodes:
- the purQ gene encoding phosphoribosylformylglycinamidine synthase subunit PurQ, giving the protein MGFRAGVVTFPGSNCDRDMAVALEKVSGEPAIRIWHGDASLPDRLDLIALPGGFSYGDYLRSGAMAAKSPILRAVVEAAGRGVPVLGVCNGFQVLTEAGLLPGALMRNANQTFICRTVPLRVDNAQSLFTGAFRQGERIRIPVAHHDGNYFADETTLDRLEGEGRVAFRYEETCNGSRRDIAGVLSENGRVLGMMPHPERAIEPASHPSLGGTDGRRLFEGLIGALASA; this is encoded by the coding sequence ATGGGCTTTCGCGCGGGGGTCGTCACCTTTCCCGGCTCGAACTGCGACCGGGACATGGCCGTTGCGCTCGAAAAGGTATCGGGCGAACCGGCGATCCGCATCTGGCACGGCGATGCCAGCCTGCCCGACCGGCTCGACCTGATCGCGCTGCCGGGCGGCTTTTCCTATGGCGACTACCTGCGTTCGGGCGCGATGGCGGCGAAGAGCCCGATCCTGCGCGCGGTGGTCGAGGCGGCCGGGCGCGGCGTGCCGGTGCTCGGCGTGTGCAACGGGTTTCAGGTCCTGACCGAGGCGGGCCTGCTGCCCGGCGCGCTGATGCGGAACGCGAACCAGACCTTCATCTGCCGCACCGTGCCGCTCCGGGTCGACAACGCGCAGAGCCTCTTCACCGGCGCGTTCAGGCAGGGCGAGAGGATCCGCATCCCCGTCGCCCATCACGACGGCAATTATTTCGCCGACGAGACGACGCTCGACCGGCTCGAGGGCGAGGGCCGCGTCGCCTTCCGCTACGAAGAGACCTGCAACGGCTCGCGCCGCGACATCGCCGGGGTGCTGAGCGAAAACGGCCGCGTGCTCGGCATGATGCCGCATCCCGAACGCGCGATCGAACCGGCCAGCCATCCCTCGCTCGGCGGGACCGACGGGCGGCGCCTGTTCGAAGGGCTGATCGGCGCGCTCGCCTCCGCCTGA
- the purS gene encoding phosphoribosylformylglycinamidine synthase subunit PurS: MKVRILVRLKPGVLDPQGRAVHHALDGLGFAGIEDVRVGRMIELEVAEDTSDETLARMCEQLLANMVIEDYAIERVEGERG, from the coding sequence ATGAAAGTCCGCATCCTCGTCCGTCTCAAGCCCGGCGTGCTCGACCCGCAGGGCCGCGCGGTGCATCACGCGCTCGACGGGCTCGGCTTTGCGGGCATCGAGGACGTGCGGGTGGGCCGGATGATCGAACTGGAGGTTGCCGAGGACACTTCCGACGAGACGCTGGCGAGGATGTGCGAACAGCTGCTCGCCAACATGGTGATCGAGGACTACGCCATCGAACGGGTCGAAGGGGAGCGCGGCTGA
- a CDS encoding pitrilysin family protein, protein MIATLRLFVAGLCLALLPIVFAPLQAQDPASDTPPPPPQWPFEASDVPLEPGYVLGTLPNGMRYILRENATPEGTALVRMRIGSGSLEEREEERGLSHYLEHMAFNGSRRVPEGEMIKLLEREGLAFGADTNASTGYEAITYMLNLPRNDPDLLDTALMLMRETASELTIDPDAVERERGVILAERRDRAGYALDAYRDEVDFLAPGARYGARLPIGTLDVLERADAAAIRALYERTYVPANTVLVVVGDYPVNVMEEKIRALFADWDGGPAPEEPVSGPIDVTRKGETRIHLDPALSESITLTRLAPYRDEPDTLAARERSTLRSIGYAIVNRRLAALARGADAPFSSARFGSGDLFEDARITRLSVNTPDGEWRGGMLAAVQTVNEALEYGFTQAELDEQVAGRRTGLGNLVAAAASRTHAAFANAALRLVDEEVIPTDPAFALGFFEELAERITPEAVHAALREDAIPLKEPLIRFEGRSAPEGGEAALRAAFTEAMALPVAPPNEAAAAEFAYGDFGEPGTVAEDQVDERLGIRLVTFENGVRLNLKRTDIREDRLQVFVAVDGGQLLETKDDPLATAMISALAGGGLGAHSEDELATILAGRTVSFGMSSGADRFAMSAATTPRDLALQLRLSAALLTDPGYRPEGEERYARSIEDYFANLDATPARALGAALGGLLSDGDPRFTLQSEEAYLARDFAALREVVEDRFAKGAIEVAVVGDIDEDAAIAAVATTFGALPPREAEFRERPEARRRSFTADRSPRVLTHAGEPDQALLRLTWPTTDDSDHGESLRLAVLARAVQVELTERLREKLGQAYSPGANSSPSRTYEGYGTFQVQAALDVAAVDAARDAIRGLVEDFRAGAVDADTLERAKRPLLEDYQNALKNLGGWMGLVARAQSEPERIDRWLAVPGRLDAIGLEDIAATARRWLDPEEALEVLVLPKAACTAEADC, encoded by the coding sequence ATGATTGCGACACTGCGACTTTTCGTTGCGGGGCTCTGCCTCGCGCTTCTTCCGATCGTTTTCGCCCCGCTCCAGGCGCAGGACCCCGCGAGCGATACTCCCCCGCCGCCGCCGCAATGGCCGTTCGAGGCGAGCGACGTGCCGCTCGAACCCGGCTATGTCTTAGGCACGCTGCCCAACGGGATGCGCTACATCCTGCGCGAGAACGCCACGCCCGAGGGCACGGCGCTGGTGCGGATGCGGATCGGTTCGGGCTCGCTCGAGGAGCGCGAGGAGGAGCGCGGGCTGTCGCACTACCTCGAACACATGGCCTTCAACGGCTCGCGCCGGGTGCCCGAGGGGGAGATGATCAAGCTGCTGGAACGCGAAGGGCTCGCCTTCGGCGCGGACACCAATGCCTCGACCGGATACGAGGCGATCACCTACATGCTCAACCTGCCGCGCAATGATCCGGACCTGCTCGACACCGCGCTGATGCTGATGCGCGAGACCGCGAGCGAGCTCACCATCGATCCCGACGCGGTCGAGCGCGAGCGCGGCGTGATCCTTGCCGAGCGGCGCGACCGGGCGGGCTACGCGCTCGATGCCTACCGCGACGAGGTGGACTTCCTCGCACCGGGCGCGCGCTATGGAGCGCGACTGCCGATCGGCACGCTCGACGTGCTCGAACGCGCCGACGCGGCGGCGATCCGCGCGCTCTACGAACGCACCTATGTGCCCGCGAACACCGTGCTGGTCGTCGTCGGCGACTATCCGGTGAACGTGATGGAGGAAAAGATCCGCGCGCTGTTCGCCGACTGGGACGGCGGCCCGGCCCCGGAAGAGCCCGTCTCCGGGCCGATCGATGTCACCCGCAAGGGCGAAACCCGCATCCATCTCGATCCGGCGCTTTCCGAAAGCATCACCCTCACCCGCCTCGCGCCCTACCGGGACGAACCCGACACGCTGGCCGCGCGCGAACGCAGCACGCTGCGCTCGATCGGCTATGCCATCGTCAACCGCCGCCTCGCCGCGCTCGCCCGCGGGGCGGATGCGCCCTTCAGCTCGGCACGGTTCGGCTCGGGCGACCTGTTCGAGGATGCGCGCATCACCCGGCTCAGCGTGAACACGCCGGACGGCGAATGGCGCGGCGGGATGCTGGCGGCGGTGCAGACGGTGAACGAGGCGCTCGAATACGGCTTCACCCAGGCCGAGCTCGACGAACAGGTCGCGGGCCGGCGCACGGGGCTCGGGAACCTCGTCGCTGCCGCCGCTTCGCGCACCCACGCCGCCTTCGCGAACGCGGCGCTGCGCCTGGTGGACGAGGAGGTGATCCCGACCGATCCCGCCTTTGCCCTGGGCTTTTTCGAGGAGCTGGCCGAGCGGATAACGCCCGAGGCCGTCCACGCGGCGCTGCGCGAGGATGCCATCCCGCTGAAAGAGCCGCTGATCCGCTTCGAGGGCCGCAGCGCCCCCGAAGGCGGCGAGGCGGCGTTGCGCGCGGCGTTCACCGAGGCGATGGCGCTTCCCGTCGCGCCGCCGAACGAGGCGGCCGCGGCCGAGTTCGCCTACGGCGATTTCGGCGAGCCGGGCACGGTCGCGGAGGACCAGGTGGACGAACGGCTCGGTATCCGCCTCGTCACCTTCGAGAACGGCGTGCGGCTCAATCTCAAGCGCACCGACATCCGCGAGGACCGGCTGCAGGTCTTCGTCGCGGTGGATGGCGGGCAATTGCTCGAGACGAAGGATGATCCGCTCGCCACCGCAATGATTTCCGCGCTCGCCGGGGGCGGGCTCGGCGCGCACAGCGAGGACGAACTCGCGACGATCCTGGCCGGGCGCACCGTCAGCTTCGGCATGTCGTCGGGGGCCGACAGGTTCGCCATGTCCGCCGCGACGACGCCGCGCGATCTCGCGCTGCAATTGCGGCTCTCCGCGGCGCTGCTGACCGATCCGGGCTACCGTCCGGAGGGCGAGGAGCGCTATGCGCGTTCGATCGAGGACTATTTCGCCAATCTCGACGCCACCCCGGCGCGCGCGCTGGGCGCCGCGCTGGGCGGGCTCCTGTCGGACGGCGATCCGCGCTTCACCCTGCAATCCGAAGAGGCCTATCTCGCCAGGGATTTCGCCGCCCTGCGCGAAGTGGTCGAGGACCGCTTCGCCAAGGGCGCGATCGAGGTCGCGGTGGTCGGCGATATCGACGAGGACGCGGCGATCGCGGCGGTCGCGACGACGTTCGGCGCACTCCCCCCGCGCGAGGCCGAGTTCCGCGAGCGGCCCGAGGCGCGCCGGCGCAGCTTCACCGCCGATCGTTCCCCGCGCGTCCTCACCCATGCGGGCGAGCCGGACCAGGCGCTGCTGCGGCTGACCTGGCCGACGACCGACGATTCGGACCACGGAGAAAGCCTGCGCCTCGCCGTCCTCGCCCGGGCGGTGCAGGTCGAACTGACCGAGCGCCTGCGCGAAAAGCTCGGCCAGGCCTATTCGCCGGGGGCCAACTCCTCGCCGAGCCGGACCTACGAGGGTTACGGCACGTTCCAGGTCCAGGCCGCGCTCGACGTGGCGGCGGTCGATGCGGCGCGCGACGCGATCCGCGGGCTGGTCGAGGATTTCCGCGCCGGGGCGGTGGATGCGGACACGCTCGAACGGGCGAAGCGGCCGCTGCTCGAGGATTACCAGAACGCGCTCAAGAACCTCGGGGGCTGGATGGGCCTCGTCGCCCGGGCGCAGAGCGAGCCCGAGCGGATCGACCGCTGGCTTGCCGTTCCCGGGCGCCTGGACGCGATCGGCCTCGAGGACATCGCCGCGACCGCCCGGCGCTGGCTCGACCCCGAAGAGGCGCTCGAGGTGCTCGTCCTGCCGAAAGCCGCCTGCACCGCAGAGGCAGACTGCTGA
- the purC gene encoding phosphoribosylaminoimidazolesuccinocarboxamide synthase, translated as MSRRTKIYEGKAKILYEGPEPGTLIQYFKDDATAFNAEKKGTINGKGVINNRISEHVFTRLAHIGIPTHFIRRLNMREQLIRQVEIIPIEVVVRNVAAGSISKRLGIEEGEPLPHTLIEYYYKDDALGDPLVAEEHIACFNWASNEEMHDISSMAIRINDFLCGMFAAIDIRLVDFKMEFGRLYDGDFSRVILADEISPDSCRLWDMTSGEKLDKDRFRRDLGGEEQAYREVARRLGLLAGEENGPGEVLDLSTHRSRMRTPPKK; from the coding sequence ATGTCCCGCCGCACCAAGATTTACGAAGGCAAGGCCAAGATCCTCTACGAGGGGCCAGAGCCCGGCACGCTGATCCAGTATTTCAAGGACGATGCGACCGCCTTCAACGCGGAAAAGAAGGGCACGATCAACGGCAAGGGCGTGATCAACAACCGCATCAGCGAACACGTCTTCACCCGCCTCGCCCATATCGGCATCCCGACACATTTCATCCGCCGGCTGAACATGCGCGAACAGCTGATCCGGCAGGTCGAGATAATTCCGATCGAAGTCGTGGTCAGGAACGTCGCGGCGGGGTCCATCTCGAAGCGCCTCGGCATCGAGGAAGGCGAACCCCTCCCGCACACGCTGATCGAATATTACTACAAGGACGATGCGCTGGGCGATCCGCTGGTCGCCGAAGAGCACATCGCCTGTTTCAACTGGGCCAGCAACGAGGAGATGCACGACATTTCCTCGATGGCGATTCGGATCAACGATTTCCTGTGTGGGATGTTCGCGGCGATCGACATCCGCCTCGTCGATTTCAAGATGGAGTTCGGACGGCTCTACGACGGCGATTTCAGCCGCGTGATACTCGCCGACGAGATCAGCCCCGACAGCTGCCGGCTGTGGGACATGACGAGCGGCGAGAAGCTCGACAAGGACCGCTTCCGCCGCGACCTCGGCGGCGAGGAACAGGCCTATCGCGAGGTCGCTCGCCGGCTCGGCCTGCTCGCGGGAGAGGAGAACGGGCCGGGCGAGGTGCTCGACCTTTCGACCCACCGCTCGCGGATGCGGACCCCGCCCAAGAAATAG
- a CDS encoding DNA gyrase inhibitor YacG: MTRTAHRPCPICKKPRTAEFSPFCSQRCKDRDLARWFGDGYAVPGRPASPEELAQSDWDEQD, translated from the coding sequence ATGACCCGAACCGCCCACCGCCCCTGCCCGATCTGCAAGAAGCCGCGCACGGCCGAATTCTCCCCCTTCTGTTCGCAGCGCTGCAAGGACCGCGACCTCGCCCGCTGGTTCGGCGACGGCTACGCCGTACCCGGCCGCCCGGCCAGCCCCGAGGAGCTCGCGCAGTCCGACTGGGACGAGCAGGACTGA
- a CDS encoding ribonuclease, with product MPEPGADLAPSWLVDRGIGETRALLVGRGGGVIAARLSWPGELRAGQAALATLTAKRAGARRGVAVLETGGEVLVDHLPPAATEGARIGITITRAPMAERGRLKRAQARCTAVGSTLADTSAGTATERFGEDPFALGATARRFPASDWDDVWHAASSGSIAFAGGEVLFSVTPAMTVIDIDGDVPPRELALRAIPAIARGLRWFDLGGNIGIDFPTIEARADRRAVDEALGEALAGWPHERTAMNGFGFVQVVARLEGPSLLHRFATSRTGMCARHALFVAGRAPGTGRVLELRVHPALKAKLKPGWLDELARRTGREVRLETDPGLALEAASAQIVTA from the coding sequence TTGCCTGAGCCCGGGGCGGATCTCGCGCCGAGCTGGCTGGTCGATCGCGGCATCGGGGAAACCCGCGCGCTGCTGGTGGGCCGGGGGGGCGGGGTCATCGCGGCCAGGCTGTCATGGCCGGGCGAACTGCGGGCGGGCCAGGCCGCGCTTGCGACGCTGACTGCGAAACGGGCGGGCGCGCGGCGCGGTGTCGCGGTGCTGGAAACCGGCGGCGAAGTGCTCGTCGATCACCTGCCTCCCGCTGCAACCGAAGGCGCGAGGATCGGCATCACGATCACCCGCGCGCCGATGGCCGAGCGCGGCCGGCTGAAACGCGCCCAGGCGCGCTGCACGGCGGTGGGCAGCACGCTCGCCGACACGTCTGCCGGGACCGCGACGGAGCGTTTCGGCGAGGACCCCTTCGCGCTCGGCGCGACCGCCCGCCGGTTCCCCGCAAGCGACTGGGACGACGTCTGGCACGCCGCGTCATCGGGCAGCATCGCCTTTGCCGGGGGCGAGGTGCTGTTTTCGGTCACGCCGGCCATGACCGTGATCGACATCGACGGGGACGTACCCCCGCGCGAGCTTGCGCTGCGCGCGATCCCGGCGATCGCGCGGGGCCTGCGCTGGTTCGATCTGGGCGGCAATATCGGAATCGACTTCCCGACGATCGAGGCAAGGGCCGACCGCCGCGCGGTCGACGAGGCGCTGGGCGAAGCGCTCGCGGGCTGGCCGCACGAACGGACCGCGATGAACGGCTTCGGCTTCGTGCAGGTGGTGGCGCGGTTGGAAGGGCCTTCCCTGCTCCACCGCTTCGCCACGTCGCGCACCGGGATGTGCGCGCGTCATGCCCTGTTCGTTGCCGGGCGGGCGCCGGGCACGGGGCGGGTTCTCGAACTGCGGGTCCACCCCGCGCTAAAGGCGAAGCTGAAGCCCGGATGGCTGGACGAACTCGCCCGCCGGACGGGGCGCGAGGTGCGGCTGGAAACCGATCCGGGTCTTGCGCTCGAAGCCGCCAGCGCACAGATCGTGACCGCATGA